From a single Brassica oleracea var. oleracea cultivar TO1000 chromosome C5, BOL, whole genome shotgun sequence genomic region:
- the LOC106294416 gene encoding uncharacterized protein LOC106294416: protein MYSRKLRQLLVKKGLNRANVLQFHLVEHHHRKRRRKKTQASRNFQVSMRDLMKKLKKRRVVLKLSEPVAYGEENDGEDEVGSADVPEDKELEGVVEGDKDVAEEGKEDDDNDEEFEPTKAIKPSRMFFYHTEYKKQIKLETRCLIVDVIQTFKTLKPEPSNAEKRWFEEHPQFRHLFHMKLDANAKKKSSNHKVQEMWMLLLRTADVVRRREVWFIVNGVPIRYGLREHTLISCLNCRNYPLGYMQFGDRKFVKRHFQGGRTNKVGGCESKAGGNGTP, encoded by the exons ATGTACTCGCGGAAGCTGCGGCAGCTGTTGGTAAAGAAGGGTCTCAACCGAGCAAATGTTCTCCAATTTCATCTAGTGGAGCATCACCATCGAAAGAGGAGGAGGAAGAAGACGCAAGCGAGCAGGAACTTCCAAGTGAGCATGCGGGATCTGATGAAGAAACTGAAGAAGAGGCGGGTGGTTCTGAAATTGAGTGAGCCGGTTGCCTATGGAGAGGAGAATGACGGTGAGGATGAAGTCGGATCCGCTGATGTCCCAGAGGATAAGGAATTGGAAGGTGTAGTAGAAGGTGATAAGGATGTGGCCGAGGAGGGGAAGGAGGACGACGACAACGACGAG GAGTTTGAGCCCACCAAGGCAATCAAACCAAGTAGGATGTTCTTCTATCATACGGAGTACAAGAAACAGATAAAGCTAGAGACAAGGTGTTTGATAGTAGACGTTATTCAGACGTTTAAGACTCTGAAACCGGAGCCAAGCAATGCGGAGAAGAGGTGGTTTGAGGAGCATCCACAGTTCCGTCACTTGTTCCATATGAAACTGGACGCAAATGCAAAGAAGAAGAGCTCAAACCACAAGGTTCAGGAAATGTGGATGTTGTTACTGCGTACTGCCGATGTCGTGAGGAGAAGAGAAGTGTGGTTCATTGTAAATGGTGTTCCTATCCGTTATGGGCTGAGGGAACACACATTGATATCATGCCTAAACTGCCGCAACTATCCTCTCGGATACATGCAGTTTGGTGATAGGAAATTTGTAAAGCGTCATTTTCAAGGAGGGAGAACCAATAAGGTTGGAGGATGTGAAAGCAAAGCTGGTGGCAATGGGACCCCATAG